One stretch of Eretmochelys imbricata isolate rEreImb1 chromosome 1, rEreImb1.hap1, whole genome shotgun sequence DNA includes these proteins:
- the LOC144259709 gene encoding olfactory receptor 52R1-like, producing MQETPFWLSVGHLLPYTMSDSNSTNFTNPSTFILLGIPGLEAAHVWISIPFCAMYAIVILGNFTILFIVKREPSLHRPMYYFLCMLVVTDLVQSTSVLPKMLSIFWFNSREIHFSACLTQMYFILSFSVMQSGILVAMAFDRYVAICDPLRHSTTLTNPVVAKIGLAMVLRGVMFIFPYPFLASKWPYCRTNIIPYTYCKHIAVVKLACTDIRISSYYSLSVAFLVTGVDVFCIAVSYTQILRAIFSLPTKDTRLKTFGTCSSHLCVILASYTPHIFSTITQRFGHNMALYFHVLMDNVCLLVPPMLNPIIYGVRTQEIWDRLLQIFTHKGPKAFSWCSGSQTALHAELAGDMVLGPLP from the coding sequence ATGCAGGAAACACCGTTCTGGCTCAGTGTTGGACACCTTCTCCCCTACaccatgtcagattccaactcAACCAATTTCACAAACCcatccaccttcatcctgctgggcattcctggcctggaggcagcccatgtctggatctccatccccttctgtgccATGTACGCCATAGTcatcttggggaacttcaccatccttTTCATCGTGAAGAGGGAGCCAAGCCTCCATcggcccatgtactatttcctctgcatgctggtcgTCACCGACCTGGTCCAGTCTACATCCGTCCtacccaaaatgctgagcatcttctggttcaattccagggagatccatttcagtgcctgcctcacccagatgtacttcattcTCAGCTTCTCTGTGATGCAGTCTGGGATCCTTGTGGCCATGGCTTTtgatcgctacgtggccatctgtgatcccctgagacattccaccactCTGACAAACCCTGTGGTGGCCAAAATTGGCCTGGCCATGGTGCTGCGTGGTGTCATGTTCATATTTCCCTATCCCTTCCTGGCGAGTaagtggccatattgcagaaccaacatcattcCCTACACATACTGCAAGCACATCGCTGTAGTGAAGCTGGCCTGCACCGACATCCGCATCAGTAGTTACTACAGCCTCTCTGTGGCATTCTTGGTGACCGGCGTGGATGTGTTTTGTATTGCTGTGTCctatacccagatcctcagggccatcttcagcctcccaacAAAGGACACCCGCCTCAAGACTTTtgggacctgcagctcccacctctgtgtcATCTTAGCCTCTTATACCCCACATATCTTCTCCACCATCACGCAACGGTTTGGACACAATATGGCCCTGTATTTCCATGTTCTCATGGACAATGTGTGTCTCCTGGTGCCCCCCATGTtaaaccccatcatctatggGGTGAGGACCCAAGAGATCTGGGATAGGCTGCTCCAGATCTTTACTCATAAAGGACCTAAAGCTTTCTCCTGGTGCTCTGGCTCTCAGACCGCGCtccatgcagagctggctggtgacATGGTGCTGGGCCCTCTTCCCTGA